The following proteins are encoded in a genomic region of Mus pahari unplaced genomic scaffold, PAHARI_EIJ_v1.1 scaffold_9374_1, whole genome shotgun sequence:
- the LOC115063311 gene encoding guanylate-binding protein 6-like has product MTQPKMAPICLVENHNEQLSVNQEAIEILDKISQPVVVVAIVGLYRTGKSYLMNCLAGQNQGFPLGSTVQSQTKGXWMWCVPHPTKPEHTLVLLDTEGLGDVEKVG; this is encoded by the exons ATGACCCAACCAAAAATGGCTCCCATTTGTCTTGTGGAAAACCACAATGAACAGCTGTCAGTGAACCAGGAAGCCATCGAGATTCTGGACAAAATTTCTCAGCCAGTGGTAGTTGTAGCAATTGTTGGATTGTACCGNACAGGGAAGTCCTATTTGATGAACTGTCTGGCGGGACAGAATCAAG GCTTCCCTCTGGGCTCCACNGTNCAGTCTCAGACCAAGGGCATNTGGATGTGGTGTGTGCCACACCCCACCAAGCCAGAGCACACCCTGGTCCTCCTGGACACTGAGGGCCTGGGGGATGTGGAAAAGGTAGGATGA